The following are from one region of the Methanoculleus caldifontis genome:
- a CDS encoding dCTP deaminase — MILSSSEIARRLHDGDLVIDPYNGASQQPASYDLRVAEEMTLPRGVCTLVPSIERVELPQDLAATLRCRSSLARRGVLLGGGFVDPGFRGQLTLCLTNTGSEEISLAAGDRVVQMILQEVLNGGRLYEGRYQDSRGAVHSR; from the coding sequence ATGATCCTTTCGTCCAGCGAAATCGCTCGCCGGCTCCATGACGGCGATCTCGTCATCGATCCGTACAACGGCGCGTCCCAGCAGCCTGCCTCCTACGACCTCCGGGTGGCCGAAGAGATGACGCTCCCGCGCGGCGTCTGTACCCTCGTCCCCTCGATCGAGCGGGTGGAACTCCCGCAAGACCTCGCGGCAACTCTCCGGTGCCGCTCCTCGCTTGCCCGCCGGGGCGTCCTCCTCGGCGGAGGGTTCGTAGACCCGGGGTTCCGCGGCCAGCTGACGCTCTGCCTGACAAACACCGGTTCTGAGGAGATCTCGCTTGCGGCGGGAGACCGGGTCGTCCAGATGATCCTGCAGGAAGTGTTGAACGGGGGACGACTCTATGAGGGCCGGTACCAGGACAGCCGGGGCGCGGTGCATTCGAGATGA
- a CDS encoding DUF128 domain-containing protein, producing the protein MTAPMRSERKYLEILRILTESHEPLGAKRLSEKMGERGFVLSDRAVQYYLQYLDEMGFTEKIGNRGRILTEAGVAESERALVDERLGFIISKLELLAFRSTFDPETGSGNVAYNLTFVREEDLSGVTAAFDEVARAGYGLLNTYRIVDADPRIPDGHVGIMTACSVTLDGVLQKAGIPARLEYAGRIAIDQSGSAGFLDLIGYRGTSVDPLHLFISAGLTSISRLATTGSGVALANVRAVPAAAQDRVAEIIARMTESGFGFPAGGGIGEFNLPKHPYRLPVVTFSGMNMVGNAMERGYPIRTEIGAGTVPFDKIADATGSR; encoded by the coding sequence ATGACTGCGCCGATGCGTTCCGAACGGAAATATCTCGAGATCCTCCGGATCCTCACGGAGTCGCACGAACCCCTGGGTGCCAAGCGGCTGAGCGAGAAGATGGGCGAGCGGGGTTTCGTCTTGAGCGACCGCGCCGTCCAGTACTACCTCCAGTACCTCGACGAGATGGGGTTCACGGAGAAGATCGGGAACCGGGGCCGGATCCTCACCGAGGCGGGCGTCGCCGAGAGCGAGCGGGCACTGGTCGACGAGCGGCTCGGCTTCATCATCTCGAAGCTTGAACTGCTTGCGTTCCGAAGCACATTCGACCCGGAGACCGGATCGGGAAACGTCGCCTACAACCTCACCTTCGTGCGGGAGGAGGACCTCTCCGGTGTCACGGCGGCCTTCGACGAGGTGGCGAGAGCGGGCTACGGCCTCCTGAACACCTACCGGATCGTTGACGCCGATCCCCGCATACCCGACGGTCATGTCGGGATCATGACGGCCTGCAGTGTCACCCTGGACGGTGTTCTCCAGAAGGCGGGTATCCCGGCGAGGCTCGAGTATGCCGGCAGGATCGCCATCGACCAGAGCGGCTCTGCGGGGTTCCTCGATCTCATCGGCTACCGGGGAACGTCGGTCGACCCGCTCCACCTCTTCATATCCGCGGGGCTCACCTCGATCAGCCGGCTGGCGACGACCGGGTCTGGTGTTGCACTTGCAAATGTCCGTGCGGTGCCTGCGGCCGCGCAGGACCGGGTGGCAGAGATTATCGCCCGGATGACGGAGAGCGGGTTCGGGTTTCCGGCCGGGGGAGGCATCGGGGAGTTCAATCTCCCGAAACATCCCTACCGGCTCCCGGTCGTCACGTTCAGCGGCATGAACATGGTGGGGAACGCCATGGAGAGAGGCTACCCCATCCGAACCGAGATCGGTGCCGGTACGGTGCCGTTCGATAAAATAGCGGACGCTACCGGATCCAGGTGA
- a CDS encoding Ig-like domain-containing protein, whose translation MNFQKVIILMILLGLIVPAVSAGDPGQIVLSSDTAWLVANGADSAGITVRVFDGGGAPLANCTVALSVDPAFGRLTPATVTTGTSGAAVATFIANKTSGTAVITARAGGATGALEQKIDHDLPSRIVYLDYDYEVTAGDTTTITVGLADRHGNPVDGRRAAETVRFSVDSVADDAVFAGDDGTTLRELEWTVNATGFVHADLRTDRTIGENIVRMSTSSGGIDRYISIHGLATGLPAGIDLTVSPDADPVPYQPADGVSTFTLACRLSDAWGNPAAGRDLRVFTTLADEEVVLTTNSTGVACLTYGPKDSTGRLTVTATAVDNASVTASQTIEFTHTSPVEMLLSASPQSMPSRDVNPGSISELRARVVDIKGNPVAGERVTFAIDIDSIDIDGSTPVGAPCLEREGQVVATAMTGEDGYAVARFSPGSFARPMAGEQAAAKGTVTVRATWGDVSRDIALTWMNYPYLSVETEVSSGRVAVNETVDVTVRLRGDGWALQPRPIDVVLVIDRSGSMSERDVGQMRMKAAQTAAKTFIGQMSPDRDRVGLVSFSSSTRVDNRLGDPFGEVTANLDDLSASGATQLRRGIYEAILMQTENRDRPEAVKAVVVMTDGDWNYDGSPLGHGTGYPAYSSPTFSGSNLEPDKYRYYDGLGGTLKKNFWESYWTCHDGEFTHQNMSRFASDNGVKLYMITFAYRPGQTVTETMHVLASSTDGFYEHAQSGSQLTDIYERIAGELKTEAGVNTRVDLDFSTIRVNGEDREGGGVFAYIPDDEVSTAIRSWVDNVTGRYEIISLTVVNQTDDWNDDNALEFDVGTVRLGQTWEATYRLRMLADGNINIFGPNSAIIFNDGAAKLGLPDTFITAVPGLTDTGLSSTTLTLTNPRYTCAEPVLEFLTAAWDLTYTGSGTVTGTVDYSNDGGLSWIGFYRPIAGSGVTGGVASLDVGNLPPGEYRVRVRASAEDAPESWLLFPPIRVGEPQAAYIRIV comes from the coding sequence ATGAATTTTCAGAAAGTAATCATCCTCATGATCCTGCTTGGCCTGATCGTTCCTGCGGTGAGCGCGGGCGATCCAGGGCAGATCGTCCTCTCGAGCGATACTGCCTGGCTGGTGGCGAACGGCGCCGATTCGGCAGGAATAACTGTCCGGGTGTTCGATGGGGGCGGGGCGCCGCTCGCGAACTGCACGGTGGCGCTCTCGGTCGACCCGGCCTTCGGTCGTCTTACGCCCGCGACCGTCACCACCGGTACCTCCGGGGCAGCCGTCGCCACGTTCATCGCCAACAAGACGAGCGGCACCGCCGTGATCACCGCCCGGGCCGGAGGGGCGACCGGGGCGCTTGAACAGAAGATCGACCATGACCTGCCTTCCCGGATTGTATATCTCGACTACGACTATGAGGTGACGGCAGGCGATACCACCACCATCACCGTGGGGCTGGCCGACCGGCACGGCAACCCGGTCGACGGCCGTCGGGCCGCCGAGACGGTACGTTTCAGCGTCGATTCTGTCGCCGATGATGCTGTCTTTGCCGGCGACGACGGGACGACGTTGCGCGAACTCGAATGGACGGTCAATGCAACGGGATTTGTCCATGCCGATCTCAGGACCGACCGCACCATCGGCGAGAACATCGTCCGGATGAGCACCTCCTCCGGCGGCATCGACCGCTACATCTCCATCCACGGGCTGGCCACCGGCCTTCCGGCCGGGATCGATCTCACGGTCAGCCCGGACGCCGATCCGGTTCCTTACCAGCCTGCCGACGGCGTGAGCACCTTCACCCTGGCCTGCAGGCTCTCCGATGCCTGGGGTAACCCGGCGGCAGGCCGCGACCTCCGGGTCTTCACAACGCTCGCGGATGAAGAGGTGGTCCTGACGACGAACAGCACGGGCGTCGCCTGCCTCACCTACGGTCCGAAGGACAGCACCGGCAGGCTCACCGTCACTGCGACGGCCGTGGACAATGCGAGCGTGACCGCGTCGCAGACGATCGAGTTCACCCATACCAGTCCCGTTGAGATGCTCCTCTCGGCAAGCCCGCAGTCGATGCCGAGCCGGGATGTCAATCCCGGTTCTATCTCGGAACTCAGGGCCAGGGTGGTGGACATCAAGGGAAACCCGGTCGCGGGGGAGAGGGTGACGTTCGCCATCGATATCGATTCGATCGATATCGACGGATCGACCCCGGTCGGGGCTCCCTGCCTTGAGAGGGAGGGGCAGGTCGTGGCAACAGCCATGACCGGTGAGGACGGGTACGCTGTTGCCAGGTTCAGCCCCGGGTCGTTTGCGCGGCCGATGGCGGGAGAGCAGGCCGCTGCGAAGGGCACAGTGACCGTCCGGGCGACATGGGGGGATGTCAGCCGGGATATTGCCCTGACCTGGATGAACTACCCCTACCTCTCCGTGGAGACGGAGGTCTCCTCCGGGAGGGTTGCGGTGAATGAGACGGTCGACGTCACGGTCCGCCTCCGGGGCGACGGCTGGGCGCTCCAGCCGAGACCGATCGACGTGGTGCTGGTGATTGACCGATCGGGGAGTATGTCGGAGAGGGATGTGGGCCAGATGAGGATGAAGGCTGCACAGACCGCAGCAAAGACGTTCATCGGCCAGATGAGTCCGGACCGGGACCGTGTTGGCCTTGTCTCGTTCTCCTCCTCCACAAGGGTGGATAACAGGCTGGGCGATCCGTTCGGAGAGGTAACCGCAAACCTGGACGACCTCAGCGCAAGCGGTGCCACACAGTTGCGGCGGGGGATCTATGAGGCCATCCTCATGCAGACGGAGAACCGGGATCGACCCGAGGCCGTCAAAGCTGTGGTCGTCATGACCGATGGCGACTGGAACTACGACGGGAGCCCGCTCGGGCACGGGACAGGGTATCCTGCGTATTCAAGTCCGACATTCAGCGGCAGTAATTTAGAGCCCGATAAGTACCGATATTACGATGGTCTTGGGGGTACTCTCAAGAAGAACTTCTGGGAGAGTTATTGGACCTGCCACGATGGTGAGTTTACCCACCAGAATATGTCCCGGTTTGCCAGCGACAACGGGGTCAAACTCTATATGATCACGTTTGCCTATAGGCCCGGCCAGACGGTGACCGAAACGATGCACGTGCTTGCATCCTCGACCGATGGGTTCTATGAGCATGCTCAGAGCGGCAGCCAGCTCACTGATATCTATGAGCGCATCGCAGGCGAGCTCAAGACCGAGGCCGGCGTCAACACCCGGGTGGACCTCGACTTCAGCACGATCCGGGTCAACGGTGAAGACCGGGAAGGGGGAGGCGTGTTTGCCTATATCCCTGACGACGAGGTCTCGACTGCCATCCGGAGCTGGGTTGACAATGTGACGGGGCGCTATGAGATCATCTCCCTGACCGTCGTCAACCAAACCGATGACTGGAACGACGACAACGCTCTGGAGTTCGATGTCGGCACGGTCCGTCTCGGCCAGACCTGGGAGGCGACGTATCGCCTCCGGATGCTCGCTGACGGCAACATCAACATCTTCGGCCCGAATTCGGCTATCATCTTCAACGACGGTGCGGCCAAACTTGGCCTCCCCGACACCTTCATCACCGCCGTGCCGGGCCTCACCGACACCGGTCTGAGTTCCACGACGCTCACGCTCACAAACCCACGTTACACCTGCGCGGAGCCGGTGCTGGAGTTCCTTACCGCCGCCTGGGACCTTACATATACCGGGTCAGGAACGGTCACCGGGACCGTGGACTACTCAAATGACGGCGGCCTCTCCTGGATAGGATTCTATCGCCCGATAGCAGGGAGCGGCGTGACCGGGGGCGTCGCCTCCCTTGATGTCGGGAACCTCCCGCCGGGTGAGTACCGGGTCCGGGTTCGCGCCTCTGCGGAGGATGCGCCTGAATCCTGGCTGCTCTTCCCACCAATCCGGGTCGGAGAGCCGCAGGCGGCATATATCCGGATTGTATAA